The proteins below come from a single Nostoc sp. KVJ3 genomic window:
- the sigC gene encoding RNA polymerase sigma factor SigC: MPATSFYADAPHNTKKSRQALDSDLTVDESELSVDDLQELELASADNANFAASTNRRSTDLVRLYLQEIGRVRLLGRDEEVSEAQKVQRYLRMRIVLANAAKLGDEVITPYLRLIEVQERLTSELGHRPSLERWAATADIILSDLRPTLADGKRRWAEIAKLTVEELEQVQSQGLQAKEHMIKANLRLVVSVAKKYQNRGLELLDLVQEGTLGLERAVEKFDPTKGYRFSTYAYWWIRQGITRAIATSSRTIRLPVHITEKLNKIKKAQRKIAQEKGRTPTLEDLATELEMTPTQVREVLLRVPRSVSLETKVGKDKDTELGELLETDCVTPEEMLMRESLQRDLHHLLSDLTSRERDVILMRFGLADGHPYSLAEIGRALDLSRERVRQIESKALQKLRQPKRRNLIRDYLESLS, translated from the coding sequence ATGCCAGCAACATCTTTTTATGCAGATGCCCCCCATAACACCAAAAAGTCCCGCCAGGCTTTGGACTCGGATCTGACGGTTGATGAAAGCGAGTTATCGGTAGATGATTTACAGGAGCTAGAACTGGCTTCTGCTGACAATGCTAACTTTGCTGCTAGCACTAACCGCCGGAGTACAGACCTGGTACGCCTATACCTCCAAGAAATTGGTCGGGTTCGCTTGTTGGGGCGAGATGAAGAGGTTTCAGAAGCTCAAAAAGTCCAACGTTACTTGCGGATGCGGATAGTACTTGCTAACGCCGCCAAGCTTGGAGATGAAGTGATTACACCCTATCTAAGGTTAATCGAAGTTCAGGAGCGTCTGACCTCAGAACTAGGACATCGGCCCTCTTTAGAAAGATGGGCTGCTACTGCTGACATAATATTATCCGATCTCAGACCGACTTTGGCAGATGGCAAACGTCGCTGGGCAGAAATCGCCAAGTTGACTGTAGAAGAGTTAGAGCAAGTTCAGTCCCAAGGATTGCAAGCAAAAGAACACATGATTAAGGCTAATCTTCGCCTAGTTGTGTCTGTTGCTAAGAAGTATCAAAATCGTGGTTTGGAATTATTGGATTTAGTCCAAGAAGGGACACTAGGTTTGGAGCGGGCTGTCGAAAAATTTGACCCCACTAAGGGTTATCGCTTCAGTACTTATGCTTACTGGTGGATTCGTCAGGGAATTACAAGAGCGATCGCAACTTCTAGTCGCACCATTCGCCTCCCTGTCCATATTACCGAAAAGTTAAACAAAATCAAAAAGGCTCAACGCAAAATTGCTCAAGAAAAAGGTCGCACTCCGACTCTAGAGGATTTAGCAACTGAGTTAGAGATGACACCAACCCAAGTCAGAGAAGTTTTGTTACGGGTTCCTCGCTCTGTTTCTTTGGAAACTAAAGTCGGCAAGGATAAAGACACTGAGTTAGGCGAATTACTCGAAACTGACTGTGTAACCCCAGAAGAAATGTTAATGCGAGAATCTTTACAAAGAGACTTGCATCATCTTCTATCAGATTTGACCAGCCGGGAACGCGATGTAATTTTGATGCGGTTTGGTTTGGCTGATGGTCATCCTTATTCTTTAGCAGAAATTGGCCGCGCTCTTGACTTATCGCGCGAACGAGTTCGGCAAATAGAATCCAAGGCTTTGCAAAAGCTACGCCAACCCAAGCGTCGCAACCTCATCCGCGACTATTTGGAGTCTCTAAGTTAA
- the lipA gene encoding lipoyl synthase, with the protein MTVKPDWLRVKAPGRERIGNVKDILRDLSLNTVCEEASCPNIGECFNAGTATFLIMGPACTRACPYCDIDFEKKPKPLDPTEPARLAEAVRRLNLNHVVITSVNRDDLFDGGASQFVACIDAVRTVSPNTTIEVLIPDLCGNWNALELILQAAPEVLNHNTETVPRLYRRVRPQGNYDRTLELLQRTRQLLKSTYTKSGIMVGLGETDAEIRQVMQDLRTVDCDILTIGQYLQPSQKHLQVNEFINPEQFAAWKAFGEEIGFLQIVSSPLTRSSYHAEQVRELIERYPRSQF; encoded by the coding sequence GTGACTGTAAAACCAGACTGGTTGCGGGTAAAAGCACCTGGGCGTGAACGCATCGGTAACGTTAAAGACATTTTGCGGGATTTATCTCTCAATACAGTTTGTGAGGAAGCATCCTGTCCGAATATTGGCGAATGCTTCAATGCCGGTACTGCTACGTTTTTGATTATGGGCCCGGCTTGTACGCGCGCTTGTCCCTACTGCGATATTGATTTTGAGAAAAAACCCAAACCACTAGACCCCACGGAACCTGCACGGCTCGCGGAAGCTGTTCGCCGCCTGAACCTCAATCATGTAGTAATCACTTCTGTAAATCGAGATGACTTGTTTGATGGTGGTGCATCTCAGTTTGTAGCGTGTATTGATGCGGTTCGCACTGTTTCACCTAACACCACAATTGAGGTGCTAATTCCTGACTTGTGCGGTAATTGGAATGCTCTAGAGTTGATTCTACAAGCTGCACCAGAGGTATTAAACCACAATACCGAAACTGTTCCACGCCTATATCGCCGGGTGCGTCCCCAAGGAAACTACGATCGCACATTAGAATTATTACAGCGAACTCGCCAACTTCTCAAGAGCACATACACCAAATCTGGGATCATGGTTGGACTCGGTGAAACAGATGCCGAAATTCGCCAAGTCATGCAAGACTTGCGAACCGTAGATTGCGACATTTTGACAATTGGGCAATACCTCCAACCCAGTCAAAAACATTTACAAGTAAATGAATTTATCAACCCAGAACAATTTGCCGCTTGGAAGGCATTCGGCGAAGAAATCGGATTTTTACAAATTGTATCTTCACCATTGACAAGAAGCTCATATCATGCAGAACAAGTCAGAGAATTAATAGAACGTTATCCCCGCAGTCAATTTTAG
- a CDS encoding NAD(P)H-dependent glycerol-3-phosphate dehydrogenase — protein MTNSKSVAILGAGAWGASLANLATVNGHQVRVWSRQGSQTLQAVLKDAQIILSAISMIGVRDVASQVQSFPLSPETIFVTATKGLDPQTTCTPAQIWQTVFPNHAVVVLSGPNLSKEIQLELPAATVVASNIPTAAEVVQLVFSSHRFRVYTNPDPLGVELGGTLKNVIAIAAGVCDGLHLGTNAKAALVTRGLTEMVRIGNDWGAKTETFYGLSGLGDLLATCNSPLSRNYQVGYQLAGGKTLKETLANLPGTAEGVNTCQVLMQRAKQQNIPVPITEQVYRLLQGEITPQQALDELMLRDIKPEYNY, from the coding sequence ATGACTAATTCAAAATCTGTAGCAATTCTTGGTGCAGGTGCTTGGGGTGCATCTCTGGCAAATCTCGCCACAGTGAATGGTCATCAGGTGCGCGTGTGGTCGCGTCAAGGTTCCCAAACTCTCCAAGCAGTGTTGAAAGATGCCCAAATAATCCTATCCGCTATCTCGATGATTGGTGTAAGAGATGTTGCTTCTCAAGTCCAGTCTTTCCCCCTTTCTCCAGAGACAATTTTTGTGACGGCGACGAAAGGCTTAGATCCCCAAACCACCTGTACACCGGCGCAAATTTGGCAAACAGTATTTCCTAACCATGCAGTGGTTGTTTTGTCTGGGCCGAATTTATCTAAAGAAATTCAACTAGAGTTACCAGCAGCAACAGTGGTAGCCAGTAATATCCCCACAGCTGCGGAAGTAGTGCAGTTAGTATTTTCTTCTCATCGTTTCCGGGTATATACCAATCCCGATCCCTTGGGGGTGGAATTGGGGGGAACACTGAAAAATGTGATTGCGATCGCAGCTGGTGTATGCGATGGTTTACATCTAGGAACCAATGCCAAAGCTGCTTTAGTCACCCGTGGACTCACAGAAATGGTTCGCATCGGTAACGACTGGGGTGCAAAGACGGAAACATTTTATGGATTATCGGGTCTAGGAGACTTGTTAGCAACCTGCAATAGTCCCTTAAGTCGCAATTATCAAGTCGGCTATCAGCTAGCTGGTGGTAAGACACTTAAAGAAACTCTTGCAAATTTACCAGGAACAGCCGAAGGAGTGAACACTTGCCAGGTTTTGATGCAACGAGCCAAGCAACAAAACATTCCAGTTCCAATTACTGAGCAAGTTTATCGGTTACTTCAGGGTGAAATCACACCCCAACAAGCACTTGATGAACTGATGCTGCGAGATATAAAGCCAGAGTACAACTACTAA
- the cobN gene encoding cobaltochelatase subunit CobN → MHRTTSISGGWNQSEGLIFLEQTPAPFVLITAADTDIQTLAVAVTKLPAQFPALRVANLLQLQQQLSIDTYGEQVLELAQVIILRLLGGRSYWGYGLEVVQEIVQRNGRTLIVMPGDDAFDPNLISQSTVPLSVANQVWQYFSEGGVENFVNALQFISDTCLLTAYNPPLPQPIPRVGLYEWGVGSGEWGVGAGEAGEAGEEGDKGTRGQGGQGELESDSSTSEAQGFQCPMPKIGILFYRAHYLAGNTKVIDALCQALVQKNLQPVPVFVSSLREPDVQAELSEFFQPKEAESIAVLLNTTSFSLARLESETPQTELWEKLDVPVLQVILSGGSIEQWESQFQGLSPRDIGMNVALPEVDGRIITRAVSFKSVQTRNPHLETDVVIYEPVSDRIEFVAKLAANWARLRSKPPQERRIALILANYPNRNGRLANGVGLDTPASCVEILQALHLAGYEVENPPAQGDELIQRLTDGVTNDPEGREWLPVYQSVSWEEYQEYFASLPPAVQQGISERWEMGHGDEEDEKAREQGAASSELGRRVFPLPPAPRPSASFPVPGIQLGNIFVGIQPARGYDNDPSLNYHAPDLEPTHAYLAFYYWVRECFGADAVVHVGKHGNLEWLPGKSVALSSNCYPEVAFGALPHLYPFIVNDPGEGSQAKRRAQAVIIDHLTPPMTRAELYGSLQQLENLIDEYYEADSLDPSRLPVIRDRIHELVIKENLHLDLGISNETEIFNSESLILNSIGGYLCELKEAQIRDGLHIFGQCPQGRQLRDLIVAIARIPNRHSSGITRAIAQDWGLDFDPLTADLSMPSGEYSLVNGTECRTIGDIVEVLEEHAALLVEQLINQASCTDAIHRVSPPSTDAMNRVSTWIRDRLLPALQQTPQEITHLLHGLDGGYVPSAPSGAPTRGRPEVLPTGRNFYSVDIRAIPTETAWDIGRKAAETLVEYYTQEHGEYPKTLGLSLWGTATMRTGGDDIAEALALLGVQPVWDGAARRVVDFEILPLAILGRPRVDVTLRISGFFRDAFGNLLDLFDQAVSAVADLDEPPEQNPLADAVRQDTELWTSQGLTIQEAVVRSRYRIFGSRPGAYGAGLQGLIESQNWTDDQDLARAYINWSSYAYSSGAGAGKRGAGEAGGAGEAGEAGGAGGAGGAGEAGGAGEDKIPNAQCPIPNTEAFKQRLSQMQIVLHNQDNREHDLLDSDDYYQFQGGLTAAVRSLQGKNPQTYFGDNSIPAQPRVRQLKEEIARVYRSRVVNPKWIAGVMRHGYKGAFEMAATVDFLFAYDATAKCVEDYMYQGIVEAYLLDPVVSEFIQEKNPYALRDIAERLLEAHKRNLWEDVSIETLEALRNLVHQAEAVIEEKSMV, encoded by the coding sequence ATGCATCGTACAACTAGCATATCGGGTGGATGGAATCAGTCAGAGGGTTTAATTTTTCTAGAACAAACTCCAGCACCTTTTGTATTGATTACGGCTGCTGATACCGACATTCAAACTTTGGCAGTTGCAGTTACAAAATTACCTGCACAATTTCCTGCCTTAAGAGTCGCCAATCTGTTGCAATTGCAGCAACAGTTAAGCATAGATACTTATGGAGAGCAAGTTTTGGAACTTGCCCAAGTAATTATTTTGCGCCTATTAGGAGGACGTTCTTACTGGGGTTATGGCTTAGAAGTAGTCCAAGAAATTGTGCAACGTAATGGTAGAACCCTCATTGTAATGCCAGGGGATGACGCTTTTGATCCCAACTTAATTTCTCAGTCTACCGTACCTTTAAGTGTTGCTAATCAGGTATGGCAGTATTTTAGCGAAGGCGGCGTAGAAAATTTTGTTAATGCTCTTCAATTTATTTCTGACACTTGCCTGTTAACTGCATACAATCCTCCACTGCCCCAGCCGATTCCGCGTGTGGGATTGTATGAATGGGGAGTGGGGAGTGGGGAGTGGGGAGTGGGAGCAGGGGAGGCAGGGGAGGCAGGGGAAGAAGGGGACAAGGGGACAAGGGGACAAGGGGGACAAGGGGAATTAGAGAGTGATTCATCCACCTCAGAAGCTCAAGGCTTCCAATGCCCAATGCCCAAAATCGGCATCCTCTTCTACCGTGCCCATTATTTAGCAGGAAACACTAAAGTAATTGATGCTTTATGCCAAGCCTTGGTACAGAAAAATTTACAACCAGTGCCAGTGTTTGTTTCCTCACTGCGTGAACCCGATGTCCAAGCTGAGTTGAGTGAATTTTTCCAACCCAAAGAAGCCGAATCAATAGCTGTGCTGCTAAACACCACCAGCTTTTCTCTAGCACGGCTAGAAAGCGAAACACCCCAAACTGAACTATGGGAAAAATTAGATGTGCCTGTGTTGCAGGTAATCCTCAGTGGCGGCTCAATTGAACAGTGGGAGTCACAATTTCAAGGGCTTTCTCCCCGCGATATTGGGATGAATGTGGCGCTACCAGAAGTAGATGGGCGAATTATTACTCGTGCTGTGTCTTTTAAATCCGTACAAACTCGTAATCCCCATTTAGAGACAGATGTGGTAATTTATGAACCAGTCAGCGATCGCATCGAGTTCGTTGCTAAACTAGCAGCAAATTGGGCGCGTCTGCGTTCCAAACCACCCCAAGAGCGGCGAATTGCCCTCATTCTGGCAAACTACCCCAATCGCAATGGCCGCCTCGCCAATGGTGTGGGACTGGACACCCCAGCTAGTTGTGTAGAAATCCTGCAAGCTTTACATCTAGCTGGGTATGAAGTAGAAAATCCACCTGCTCAAGGAGATGAGTTGATTCAACGGCTGACAGATGGTGTAACCAACGATCCAGAAGGTAGAGAATGGCTTCCAGTATACCAAAGCGTCTCTTGGGAAGAATATCAAGAATATTTCGCTTCATTACCACCAGCAGTTCAGCAAGGTATTAGTGAACGTTGGGAAATGGGGCATGGGGATGAGGAAGATGAAAAAGCAAGGGAGCAGGGAGCAGCGAGCAGCGAGCTAGGGAGAAGAGTTTTCCCCCTGCCCCCCGCACCCCGCCCCTCTGCCTCTTTCCCCGTTCCTGGAATTCAACTCGGCAACATCTTTGTGGGAATTCAGCCAGCAAGGGGTTATGATAATGACCCCAGTTTGAATTATCATGCGCCGGATTTAGAACCAACTCATGCTTATTTAGCTTTCTATTATTGGGTTAGAGAATGTTTTGGTGCTGATGCTGTAGTTCATGTGGGAAAACACGGAAATCTCGAATGGCTACCCGGTAAAAGTGTAGCTTTATCCAGTAATTGTTATCCAGAAGTGGCTTTTGGCGCACTTCCCCACTTGTACCCGTTTATTGTCAACGATCCTGGTGAAGGTTCTCAAGCTAAACGCCGCGCTCAAGCGGTGATTATAGATCACTTAACGCCGCCAATGACTCGTGCAGAACTCTACGGTTCTTTGCAACAGTTAGAAAATTTAATTGATGAGTATTATGAAGCGGATAGTTTAGATCCTTCGCGTTTACCAGTAATTCGCGATCGCATCCACGAACTGGTAATTAAAGAAAATCTCCATCTAGATTTAGGAATCTCAAATGAAACAGAAATTTTTAATTCTGAATCTTTAATTTTGAATTCTATCGGTGGCTATCTTTGCGAATTGAAAGAAGCCCAAATCCGTGACGGGTTGCATATTTTTGGGCAATGTCCCCAAGGAAGGCAACTGCGAGATTTAATAGTAGCGATCGCTCGCATCCCCAATCGCCATTCTTCAGGTATTACCCGTGCGATCGCTCAAGATTGGGGTTTAGACTTCGATCCCCTCACAGCCGATTTGTCAATGCCTAGTGGTGAATATTCGCTAGTCAATGGCACAGAATGCCGCACCATCGGCGATATCGTCGAAGTCCTAGAAGAACACGCCGCCCTTTTAGTAGAACAACTAATAAATCAGGCCTCTTGTACAGACGCGATTCATCGCGTCTCTCCCCCCAGCACAGACGCGATGAATCGCGTCTCTACCTGGATACGCGATCGCCTCCTTCCCGCCTTACAACAAACCCCCCAAGAAATTACCCACTTATTACACGGACTCGATGGCGGATATGTCCCCAGTGCCCCATCTGGCGCACCCACACGCGGCCGCCCAGAAGTTCTACCAACAGGGAGAAACTTTTATTCTGTAGATATTCGTGCCATTCCCACAGAAACAGCTTGGGATATCGGTAGAAAAGCTGCTGAAACCCTCGTGGAATATTACACTCAAGAGCATGGCGAATATCCCAAAACACTAGGTTTATCATTGTGGGGAACAGCCACCATGAGAACAGGCGGTGATGACATTGCCGAAGCCTTGGCTTTACTCGGAGTCCAACCTGTGTGGGATGGTGCAGCGCGGCGAGTAGTGGATTTTGAAATTTTGCCCCTAGCGATTTTGGGACGGCCTCGTGTAGATGTCACCTTGCGAATTTCAGGATTCTTCCGCGATGCTTTTGGCAACTTACTTGACTTATTCGATCAAGCCGTATCAGCAGTAGCAGATTTAGATGAACCGCCAGAACAAAATCCCCTAGCGGATGCAGTTCGCCAAGATACTGAATTGTGGACAAGCCAAGGATTAACTATACAAGAAGCCGTGGTGCGATCGCGCTACCGGATCTTTGGTTCTCGCCCAGGTGCTTACGGCGCAGGACTCCAAGGTTTAATCGAATCGCAAAACTGGACAGATGACCAAGATTTAGCCCGCGCGTACATTAACTGGAGTTCCTACGCCTACTCATCGGGAGCAGGGGCAGGGAAGCGGGGAGCAGGGGAGGCAGGGGGAGCAGGGGAGGCAGGGGAAGCAGGGGGAGCAGGGGGAGCAGGGGGAGCAGGGGAGGCAGGGGGAGCAGGGGAGGATAAAATTCCCAATGCCCAATGCCCAATACCCAATACCGAAGCCTTTAAACAACGCTTATCCCAAATGCAAATTGTCCTGCACAATCAAGATAACCGCGAACACGATTTACTCGATTCCGATGATTATTATCAATTTCAGGGTGGTTTAACAGCAGCCGTGCGTTCTCTGCAAGGGAAAAATCCTCAAACTTATTTTGGTGATAATTCCATACCCGCCCAACCACGAGTCCGCCAACTCAAAGAAGAAATAGCGCGAGTGTATCGTTCTCGCGTAGTTAATCCCAAATGGATTGCCGGAGTCATGCGCCACGGTTACAAAGGTGCTTTTGAAATGGCAGCGACAGTAGATTTTTTATTCGCCTACGATGCAACAGCTAAATGTGTCGAAGATTATATGTATCAAGGCATAGTAGAGGCTTACTTGCTCGATCCAGTTGTGTCAGAATTTATTCAGGAAAAGAACCCTTACGCTCTGCGTGATATTGCTGAAAGATTATTAGAAGCACATAAGCGCAATTTGTGGGAAGATGTAAGCATAGAAACATTAGAAGCTTTGAGGAACCTAGTACATCAAGCTGAAGCAGTTATCGAAGAAAAATCAATGGTGTAG
- a CDS encoding peptidoglycan-binding protein: protein MENLAYLHLAFAYEDSNPSELVSLSSLFNKAAAPDWKRLSGRAWKYMLPLALSLSILGAVSSVIALETGDRGPSVRNLQQKLKTAGFYQASVSQVYDVSTQEAVRRFQKAAGLPVDGIVGASTLQKLETWQAKKPSTTTTQAKKATVVSTQAKKPSTTSSASSATSQHRNPNYLAKGDEGEDVRVLQERLRVAGFYYGNATGIFGPITEESVKRFQDSYKLSVDGVVGPATLRKLPGVGIGDGEEAAPKKVVNRDKLRVGDRGEPVRIIQEQLIQAGYLEGEPNGYYGPYTADAVRRFQTANFLTASGVAGPTTRAKLYSSVNTTSKSEFNTLEIQTRLRERGFYKGKLNGVMADDTKKAIKQAQEFYGISLKDLKSGRF, encoded by the coding sequence ATGGAAAATCTTGCGTATTTGCACCTAGCTTTCGCCTACGAAGACAGCAACCCCAGTGAATTGGTATCCCTCAGTTCTTTGTTTAACAAAGCAGCTGCGCCAGACTGGAAACGGCTTTCTGGTAGGGCTTGGAAGTATATGTTGCCCCTTGCTCTGTCTTTATCCATTCTTGGCGCTGTTAGTAGCGTCATAGCACTGGAAACAGGCGATCGAGGCCCTTCTGTCCGAAATCTCCAACAAAAGTTAAAAACAGCAGGTTTTTACCAAGCTTCTGTTAGCCAAGTATATGATGTATCCACACAAGAAGCTGTACGGCGCTTCCAAAAGGCTGCCGGTTTGCCAGTGGACGGCATTGTTGGCGCAAGCACCCTGCAAAAATTAGAAACCTGGCAAGCTAAAAAGCCCAGTACTACGACTACACAAGCTAAAAAAGCCACTGTTGTCAGTACACAAGCCAAAAAGCCCAGCACTACGAGTTCAGCTAGTTCAGCCACCAGCCAGCACCGCAATCCCAACTACCTTGCCAAGGGAGATGAAGGTGAAGATGTCAGAGTTTTACAAGAACGCTTAAGAGTCGCAGGTTTTTATTACGGAAATGCCACAGGAATATTTGGCCCAATTACCGAAGAATCTGTCAAGCGCTTCCAAGATTCTTACAAATTAAGCGTTGATGGAGTTGTTGGCCCAGCAACATTGCGGAAATTGCCGGGAGTTGGTATCGGTGATGGAGAAGAGGCTGCTCCCAAAAAGGTAGTCAATCGAGATAAACTCCGTGTAGGCGATCGCGGTGAGCCAGTTAGAATCATTCAAGAACAATTGATCCAGGCAGGATATTTAGAGGGAGAGCCAAATGGCTATTATGGCCCCTATACTGCCGATGCTGTCCGCAGATTTCAAACAGCAAACTTTTTGACAGCAAGTGGCGTTGCTGGCCCAACTACGCGAGCTAAGTTATATAGCTCAGTTAATACTACTAGCAAAAGCGAATTTAATACCCTAGAAATTCAAACGCGACTTAGGGAACGGGGTTTTTATAAAGGCAAGCTGAACGGTGTAATGGCAGATGACACCAAAAAGGCGATTAAACAAGCCCAGGAATTCTACGGCATCAGCCTCAAGGATCTGAAGAGCGGACGCTTTTAA
- a CDS encoding Fur family transcriptional regulator, giving the protein MTVYTTTSLKAELNERGWRLTPQRETILHIFQELPQGEHLSAEDLYHRLETDGEGKGISLSTIYRTLKLMARMGLLRELELGEGHKHYEINQPYPHHHHHLICVRCNSTIEFKNDSILKIGSKTAQKEGFHLLDCQMTIHAVCPKCQRALMPL; this is encoded by the coding sequence ATGACTGTCTACACAACTACTTCACTCAAGGCAGAACTGAACGAACGAGGCTGGCGACTAACTCCCCAGCGCGAAACGATTTTACACATTTTTCAAGAACTTCCCCAAGGGGAACATCTGAGTGCGGAGGATCTTTATCATCGACTAGAAACTGATGGTGAAGGGAAGGGGATAAGTCTGTCAACTATTTATCGGACTTTGAAGTTGATGGCCAGGATGGGACTTTTACGGGAATTGGAATTGGGCGAAGGACATAAACATTATGAGATCAACCAGCCCTATCCCCATCATCACCATCACTTAATTTGTGTTAGATGCAACTCAACTATTGAGTTTAAAAATGACTCCATTTTAAAAATTGGGTCGAAAACTGCTCAAAAAGAAGGTTTCCATCTGCTTGACTGTCAAATGACCATCCATGCAGTATGTCCCAAGTGCCAACGGGCGCTGATGCCGCTTTAG